The nucleotide window GTGGTTATTCAACCCCTGCAGGGAGTAATTCATGTTGCTGTTTTCGTTAATCCGCCAGTCCTGGCCGTCGAGGTAGCCTTGGACCATTTCCTGGACGTTGACCATCAGGCGGCGAAAGTCTCGCCATTCAGCGTGCTGCTGCCGGTAAAGGATGTAGGCTTTGGCCGTCCGGGCGTGGCCGTTTTCAATCAAAACCTTTTCCACCAGGTCCTGGACGTCTTCGACGGTGGGCAATCTGTCGACAAATTTCTCCGCCAGGAGGGCCGTCACCTCGTTGGCCAGGCGGCTGGCCAGGCGGCGGTCCTGGCCGCCGACGGCCTGGGCCGCTTTGTAGATGGCATTGATAATCCTTTCCTCGTCAAAATCCACTACCCGTCCGTCACGCTTGATTATCTTTCTAGGTATCATGGTAAAAACCTATCTCCCTTCACTAGCGTTGCATAAAGAAAAAATAAACTTGTCAAGGGACATAACGCCCAAAAAACAGCCAAATTCCTGAAATAACCTAGCCTTGCAAGAAAAAACTCCTTATACTAGAGATTGAGGGTAGTCCTTGCCCCAACCTCTAACATAAGGAGGCCCAAATGCAAGGTAAGGATACCACATTATCCACATTTCATCAACTGTTTGCTCCGGTTTCTAACGACTATTTTTGGCAGTTAACCGCCGGTATGGGGGTCGATAAGTACGCTAAGAAGCTAAATTCCCTTCAACTCATTAAACTAATAGCCTTCGCTCAGCTGGAACAACTTAATGGCTTGCGGGATATCAGCAATAGCTTCAATGACCCGCAATTTAGCCGGGCTATCAATTTAGAGAGTATCAGTTTCTCCCAGATAGCGCGCCGTTTAAGGGATTTATCGCCGCAATTCATCCGGCTATTATTCAGCCATCTCACCACCCGGATAGGCCGGGAAATCGGCTTTGAAAACTTAAGAAATACCGCAGGACGTATTTACCTCATCGATTCCACTATCATTAGTCTCTGTTTTACCCAGTACCTCTGGGCCGAGTTTCGCAGGACTAAAAGCGGGATAAAACTCCACCTGCGCTTAAAGTTCTGTGAAGAAGAGGTTCTACCTGATAAAGCAATTGTCACCCCGGCCCGGAAGGCAGATAAAACCCAGATGGATACCCTCGTAGTAGAGGAAGAAGAAGCCTTAAACGTCTTTGACCGCGGCTATGTCGATTACAAGAAGTTTGACAGATACTGTGAAGAAGGCGTCCGCTTTGCCAGCCGCTTAAAGGGTAATGCTCTGGTAGAAATAATCGCCGAGTTGCCGGTAAACCCTGACAGCAAGGTTAAAAAGGAACAGCTTGTTTACCTTGGCAAAGATGGAGTTACCAAAATGAAGCACCCTTTACGGCTGATAACAACCGAAGATACCCAAGGGCAACCGGTAATTATAGTCACCAATGATTTCGAGTTACCGGCGGAAGAATTAAGCGAGATTTATCGTAAGCGCTGGCAGATAGAACTCTTCTTCAAATGGATGAAACAACACCTGCAGGTGAAACATTTTTATGGTAAAAGCGAACAGGCTGTAGAAAACCAGCTCTTCATAGCGCTAATAACCTACTGCCTGATGGTTATGCTGCAATTAAAGGCCGGCTATCAAGGACCATTGCTCACTATTAAACGTTTAATACGCACCTGTCTATATGAGCCCTTTACCTTCTTCGTCCAAAGCCTGCACCGTAAACCCAAACGAAGGTCTTATGGGCGGCACAAGATAGACTATGAAGGCATCTATCAGGATTTAGTAAAGCAAGTTTTAGCTGGCGAAGCTGATTATTTAAACGACGTAACTTATGACCCCTTAGTTCTTTAAGCAACTTTATATGGCAATATGTGGATAAGGACTACCCCTGATAACCTAAGTCCTTTGGCCAGTGAAGGAAGAAAATGCATGGTTGTATACACCATTAATGTTATTATATAACATATTCTTCCTTCCATATATTGCCTTGCACTGTGCTAAAAATTTTTATGCAACGCTAGTGATCTCCCTTCACAAAATAGAAAGAAAAACCCCAACCACGCCTGCGTAGCTGGGGTATTCCCTCCTTTCCTTCACCTTCACCATGGCCGTGGTTTGACGGTGAACTCTCACGGGCAGGTCTCCTGGCTCGGGTTCAACGTCCCCTGCTGCCTTCCCAGGTTTTACCCCAGTGGCACCACTAGCAGGTACTCCCCCTCACAGTGGCGGCACCGCGCCGGATTTGCACCGGCTTCCCTAACGCCCGCGGATATATTTTTAGATAGAAGGTAAAGTTCGACAAGGAGAGGAAAAATTCCTGCCTGATTATTTTGTCCGGTATAAATAGATGTCGTTGGCAGTTATGTCGGCGGTAGTGGTGATATACAGCCATGCCCCTTCCTGCCGCCAGGATAGATGGCGGCCGATTACGCGGTAACGATCGTCTCCGGTATAAACGGCCACCGTCATATCGGCCAGACCGGCCTTATTTCTAAGCTTGATGCTCCAGCCGTAAGATTCTCTATTGAAGGACGCTTCCCCCTGCTCGTACCGGTTTAAAAAGTCCGCAAAACGGCTCATGGGCCAGACGAGGAGGCGGCCCCCTTCTTGATCCCTTTCCGCCCGCTCGGCTAGATAGGCAAGGGCTTCCAGGGCGTATTCGCTTCTGTTGGCATGGGTGTAGATCAAGCGTATGACGTGCTCATTCTCAACGAAATTTAGAAGTTCGTCGAACCATCCCTTTACTTCTGCCAGGGGTACGCCGGCAGCTATAAGTTCTTCTAGGGCGGCATACTGCCGGTAAGGTGTTATGGGAAAGGACCATAAAGTCCCGCTTACCTGCCGACCGTGAAATATGCTGCGGGTGGGGCTCGAACCGGTATCACCGGGACTGTAGTAGGCTAAAACACCGTGCTCCTTTAGCCATTCATTGACAAAGGCTGGGTGATGCCCGGCAGGAGCGCTGTATTCCAATACCGGGTGTCCGGTAATGCTGCTTAAGGTGTCGCAGTTGAGGGCCAGGTAGCGCCAAACCTCTTGACGAGGCATCTTTTCCAGATTTTCCGCAAAATAATTATGAATCCAACCGCCGTGGGAACCGATGGCGCCATATTTTTGAAGAAGTTTCACCCAGGGACGACCCTTCCAGGGGGAACGGGCGTCAAAGCCGTAACCGTCCCCGGGTTTGTAGGTATCGGGTCCGGCGGTAATGTGAATGGAGTATTGCAGACCGGGTCGAAAAACGCCCCGCTGGATCATGGCCCGCAGGGGAGTTATATGGGCGTTGCTGTCCAAATGAAAGTTTACCACCAGACCGCCTTTGCCTTCGGGGGTGTTGACCAGGCGGGGAAGGCGGGCGTACTCGATAAGAAATGTGCGGAGGATGGCGCGTAAAGGCAGATCGTCGGACATCTGCTTATAATAACCGAGGGGTACGTTGACAAAAACCACCGCCCCGCCGGAAGGGTAAGTCTTTTCGGTGATGACGGGATTATAGCCATCCTGCCCATCGAAGGCGATTACCCGGGCATCCAAAAGGCGCGCCCGGCGATGGCGGTAGTGTAACCGCCCATAGCTGTAGCTGCTGATAGCATTGCCTTGATCTAGCTTGCCCGGAGTTATGCCCCAGGACGTCCCTGCTTCGGAAGAGACAAACTGCCAGAAACCGTGGTCATAAGTATCGGTTGAGGCGGCATAATTCACCCCGCTCAGGCCCGCGAGCGCCTCCGCAGCCGCCGGCCCTTCGCCCTCTCCCCTGGTTCCGGGGTCATAGACCAGTAAAACTTTGCCGCCGGCTTGGACGTAATCGTTTAAAATCAAAGGCACGGAAGGAGGTAAGACCTGATTTAACCCTTCCGGCAAAATCAAGGCCGGATAACGTTCCGCCAGCTCCCGGGGAGCCATGTTCAGGTCGGCGACACCCATCGCCGCCCAGGGAAAACCTTCTTCCCTGAGAACCGCTGCATAGGCCTCTAAAAGGCCCCCATCATTTGCCGGCGCGGTAACCAGGAGCCCCGCCCGTACCTGATGGGAGATGGATTTGGGCTGCAACCATCCGGTGCTTGCCCCCAAGGGCAATAATAACAGCATCGACAGAATTAAAAAATAACGTCGTAATTTCACCTTCATCATTTTACCTTTTACCCCTTCAACATCGACAAGGGTCACGTTTATTCTACCAGATTTGGTTTAAGCAACAAATAGCGGCAACTTTTTTACCGGCGGCAGGAAAAATGGAGGTTTGAGACGAATATTTCCAGTTAGATTTTTCCCCGGAAAGGAGCGGTATTATGGCCCAGGACTGTATAACCTTTAAAGGAACTCGCGGCGGGCTGCTGATTTTGCTTGATGCCAGCCGGGATTTCAACGAACTCCGCACCAACCTCGCCGCCAAATTCGCTGCAGCCCGGGGATTTTTCCGCGGCGCAACCTTCGCCCTGGTACCGACCTCTCCTTTAGGCAGCCGGGAAACGGCAGAGCTGGAGGCCATTTGCCGGGAACACGGTCTGGTGCCGGGGAATAACATAACCCTACCGGAATGCTACCGTCCTTTTAAAAAGCCGGCGCATACCGCTAAAAGCGGAACCCTTCGGGAAGTAGACGCTTACCAGGACACCGCCGAGCTGTCCACCCTGCTGGAAGAAGGCAATCTCCGCAACGGCCGGGAGCTGGTCTATGACGGCCACGTAGTGCTGGTGGGCAACGTCCATGAGGGGGCCACCATTAAAGCAAAAGGCAATATCCTTGTCATGGGCACCCTCCGCGGCAGCGCCTATGCCGGCGTTTCCGGTAACAGGAAGGCGGTCATCGTGGCCTACCGTCTGGTTCCCGAACAGCTGGGCATCGCCGGGATAATCGCCCGTTCCCCGGAACAAAATGTAAGGCGGGCCTATCCGGAGATAGCCCGCCTGGACGGCAACTGCATCATTGTCGAGCCTTATTTACGTCGCAACACCCCGGACCATTGAACTTATTTTTCTTCCAGATCTTCCGGTTGCATGGTATAGGCCGGTACCATGGTGGGGGTGTAATTGGTAAAGGGAGCGACGGGGTACAGCTGGCCGTGTCCCATAAGCAGGCTTTCCATATTCTCCACTATTGTTTCCAGCAGACCGTAAGGCGCCGCGAAAACCAGCTCGTCCTTCTGCGTCCCCCCGAAGGTACGGTCGCCGGCGCAGGGAAAGCCGATGATCGGTTTTTGTTCTTTAAGGGCGAAGGCGATGGATGAACACAGGGCCGCTTCGGCCACTGTATCGGCTTTGACCGGTTCCCCCGTTTCATGGAGGCAGCAGTGTACCAATCGCATGATTTGTGCCGGGTTGGCATATATAACTACTACATCGGGTTCATCTTTAAATCCTTCCACCGGGGCTACAAAAATCCCGTCAAATACCTTCCCCTCATCTCCCAGCTTGTAGGTATTGGCCATAAAGCGCCGGCCGGCCTCAACATCAGCCACGTAGCGACCCAGGGGCGCCTTGCCGCTGGTAAAGCGTTCCGGCGTTTTAATCAAGCCGGTGCAGGCCGCACCGATAGCGCAGACCATGAGGTCCGGCGTTCCGGAGCCGGCCCGTCCCTGGTAGCGAGCGGCGGCCACAAGCTGGCAGATGTTTACCTTCCAGTTGTACGGCCGCCGGGGCAAATCTCCCCTATCTTTATAAAGCTTTACGCCGACAATGCCCGTGTCCAGGCGCAGCACTTCCGTCAATCTCTTGACCATCATTGTTTTGTCCAAGGCCATGGTTTCTCCTCCTCTTTTTTATTCCATATTCGCCGGTTTGTGCTTGTAGGCCTTCCCCTTAGAGCACTTCGCCGACGGTATGTACTTTCAGGAGATTGGTCGTGCCCGGTACCCCGGCGGGCACGCCGGCGGTGATGACGACCAGATCGCCCTTTTTGACTTTACCGGAGTTGACCGCCGCAGCCACGGCGGCGTTCACCATCTCATCAGTACCGCCGGTGGCCTTGACCAGGAGGGGCTCGACACCCCAGACGAGGCAGAGCTGGTTTAAAACCCTTTCGTCCGGGCTGGTGGCAATAATAGGGGCCTGGGGACGGTACTTGGCTACCCGCCTTGCCGTGGAACCTGAAGCCGTGGGAGTGATGATGGCCGCCGCGTCGAGCTCTAAAGCGATGGTACAGCTGGCATGGCTGATGGCATCGGTGGCCGTTCTTTCGGCGGCCAGGCCTTTTTTTAGCAAAAGTTCGCGATAGGGCAGTTCTTTCTCTACCCGACAGGCAATGCGGGCCATGGTGGCCACCGCTTCTACCGGATAGCGCCCGGTGGCCGTTTCGCCGGAAAGCATTATGGCATCAGTGCCGTCAAAGATGGCGTTGGCCACGTCGCTGGTTTCGGCCCTGGTGGGGCGGGGATTATGGATCATGGATTCCAGCATCTGCGTAGCCGTAATAACCGGCTTTCCCGCCCGGTTGCAGGCCTCGATGATCTTTTTCTGCACCAGGGGAACTTCTTCTACGGGGATTTCTACTCCCAGGTCGCCGCGGGCCACCATAATTCCGTCGGCCGCCTGGAGTATTTCCTCCAGGTTGTTGACCCCGGCCCGGTTTTCGATCTTGGCGATGAGGGCCACCCTGGCGCCACGTTTTTCCAGCTCTCTTCGGGCCGCCAGGACGTCGGCAGCCGTCCGCACAAAAGAAAGAGCGATAAAATCTACTCCCTGCTCCAGCCCAAATTCAATGTCCTGAATGTCCTGCTCGGTAAGGGCCGGAAGGCTTATTTCAACCCCGGGAACGTTAACCCCCTTATGGCTAGATATTACATCCCCGTGGCGGACCAGACAGCGTACTTCTGTAGCCGATGTGGCCAAAACTTCAAGTTCAATTCGACCGTCGTCCAGGAGTATTATCTGTCCCGGGTTAACGT belongs to Moorella humiferrea and includes:
- a CDS encoding IS4 family transposase produces the protein MQGKDTTLSTFHQLFAPVSNDYFWQLTAGMGVDKYAKKLNSLQLIKLIAFAQLEQLNGLRDISNSFNDPQFSRAINLESISFSQIARRLRDLSPQFIRLLFSHLTTRIGREIGFENLRNTAGRIYLIDSTIISLCFTQYLWAEFRRTKSGIKLHLRLKFCEEEVLPDKAIVTPARKADKTQMDTLVVEEEEALNVFDRGYVDYKKFDRYCEEGVRFASRLKGNALVEIIAELPVNPDSKVKKEQLVYLGKDGVTKMKHPLRLITTEDTQGQPVIIVTNDFELPAEELSEIYRKRWQIELFFKWMKQHLQVKHFYGKSEQAVENQLFIALITYCLMVMLQLKAGYQGPLLTIKRLIRTCLYEPFTFFVQSLHRKPKRRSYGRHKIDYEGIYQDLVKQVLAGEADYLNDVTYDPLVL
- the minC gene encoding septum site-determining protein MinC → MAQDCITFKGTRGGLLILLDASRDFNELRTNLAAKFAAARGFFRGATFALVPTSPLGSRETAELEAICREHGLVPGNNITLPECYRPFKKPAHTAKSGTLREVDAYQDTAELSTLLEEGNLRNGRELVYDGHVVLVGNVHEGATIKAKGNILVMGTLRGSAYAGVSGNRKAVIVAYRLVPEQLGIAGIIARSPEQNVRRAYPEIARLDGNCIIVEPYLRRNTPDH
- a CDS encoding DUF169 domain-containing protein, producing MALDKTMMVKRLTEVLRLDTGIVGVKLYKDRGDLPRRPYNWKVNICQLVAAARYQGRAGSGTPDLMVCAIGAACTGLIKTPERFTSGKAPLGRYVADVEAGRRFMANTYKLGDEGKVFDGIFVAPVEGFKDEPDVVVIYANPAQIMRLVHCCLHETGEPVKADTVAEAALCSSIAFALKEQKPIIGFPCAGDRTFGGTQKDELVFAAPYGLLETIVENMESLLMGHGQLYPVAPFTNYTPTMVPAYTMQPEDLEEK